DNA from Candidatus Paceibacterota bacterium:
GCAACTCGCCCGCTTTCTTCCTGGTCGCGTCGCTGGTCGAGGTCTGTGCCACCAACTGGAGCGCCTTCTGGCGCTGCTCTTGGGAAACTCCCGGCATCGCTCCATCGGCAAGCTTGACCACCGCCGAGCAGGCGTCCTCGGCGATGGCGGGTTCGGCCGCAAAGCCCACGAGCAGCTCCAGCGCGGCAGGGGTTGGGATGCCGCCGATGGCCGCGATGGCGAGGCGCTTCTCGTCAGGTCGTTTGATGAGAGGCAGTAGCTCGGTGACCTTGCTGATCTTGTCGTCGGCCGGGAGTTGTTTGTTCCCCTGGATGTATTGCAGGTAGCCCCGCGAGGCCAGCACCTGGTGTTTCGTCTTGCCGGCGGACCTGGCCAGCGTCAAGAGCGGTTGCGCCACGCCGCTGTCCTCCGGCCAATTGTTGGGCCACGTGGACAAGGTGCGCACCGCTTCGTCCTGCACGGTTTCGTCCTGGTCTTCGACCGCAGCCTGGACGGCGCCCAGAGCGTCTGGCCCGCCGGCGGAGGCCAGCAGGCGCAGCGCAGTGCAGCGCAGGGCGCTATCCCCGCTCTGCGCGAGGGGGAGGAGCGGCGGCGCGGCGCGTGTGCCCGTGCGGCTGCAGATGGCCAGGAGCGCCATCTCAATGTCGGCGCGGTCCTTGGGGCTTTGGGTTGATTGCAGCAGCCGCACCAGGCCGGCGACTTGTTGCTCGTCGCCGAGCGTGCCAATGGCTTGCACGGCGGCGGCACGAACTCCCGCGTCACGATCTTCGGCGCTCGGCACGATGAGGGGCAACGCGCGGTCAAAGTGCCGTTGCCCGGCAAGTTCGATGAGGACCTGGCGTGCCTTGCCCGAAGCGGCGGGCAGGCGGGCCAGCACGCCGGCATCCACTTCGTTGCCGGGGAGCCGCGCGAGCGCCCCGAGGGCGGCCTTCGCGAGGTCGGCATCGGGATCGGCGGCGACTTCCAGCAGCACCGGCAAACTCGACGGGTTGCCGAGACGGTCCAGGATGCCGACGGCGGTGAGCCGCAGTTCTCGCGCGCCATTGGCGGCGGCTGCCAGGACGGCGGGCATTACGGCCGCATCACTGCGGTCGCCCAGCGCCAGCAGCAGGTAAGCCTGCCGCTCGGGGCGGGCGCGCTGCACTTCGGCGGCCAGCGCCTCGGTCACCTCGCGGCCGGGCAACTCGCGGGCCGTGCGCAGGCCGATGCCGAACAGGTCTTTGTCCAGCGAGCGGAGTTGCTCCAGCAACAACGGCAGGCCGGCAGATTGCCGCGCGAGGATCCCCCCGCGAATGGCCTCAAGCTGGTTCTGTCGGGGCACGTTGGCTGCACGGACGGCATCGTAGAGCTTCACCGCCTCGGCGGGCTTTGCCTGAGCGATGAACCACTCCGCGCAGAGAATGCAGCCCTCGGCCACGGCCGGGCGAACCGCAGCCGGCGCGACCGCCAGCGACTGGCTGAGCGTCTTGGCGGCTTTGGCCCCGCCGATGCGACCCAGCGCTGCCGCCGCGGCCGAAGCGACTTCCGGGTCGGTATGCTTCAGTTTGTTCACCAGGCCGTTGACCGCTTTTGAGTCCCGGCGAACGGCGATGGAGTTGATGACTCCCACGAGCAATTTGCCTTGGACCTTATTCAGTGCGCGTCGCAGCGCCGCGTCGGGCGCCGAACCGGGAATGGCTTCCAAAGCGATACGCGACCACGATGCCAGTTGCTTGTCCGACAACAAAGGTGCCAGGGCCGGGACGGCGTCCCTGGTGCCGTAGATGGCCAACTGCTTGCAGGCCATCGCCTTCGCGGCAGGCGGGGCGTTTGACCGCAGCAGGTTGATCAGCGCGCGCTCGCTCACGGCCGGGGAGTTCGTGCGGTCGGCCGCGCCAGCAAACTCCGGAGCGGCGGCCAGCACCAACGACAGCACGGTGATACAGGAAACGAGCAGAACAGCATGGGACGCGGGCAACGGACCTCTTGTCATCGTGGTGTTCATGGGTTCAGAGCCAGAATTTTCTTTGTTCGTGTGCATCTCTGTTCAACTTGTGATTATTGCCGGTTGTTACGACCTAGAGGCGCCAGGGTTCGCGATACGCTTCGGATCGCAGGCGGTTGGCCTGCTCGTCGCCGATAAACTCGTTCTTCACAGGGTCGTAATTGACCTTGCGGCCCAGGAACAAGGCGATGTTGGCAGCGTGACACGCAATGTGCGACTGGCAGGCGGCGTCGGCGTTGGCGCGGGTCTGGCCTCGCGACCGGACGCAATCCAGGAAGTCGCGCACATGGAAGTTGGCAGGGTAACCGGACACCTTGGCCTTCTTGCCGATCAGCAGAGCGTCGTTGCTCGCGACCATTTCGCCGTCGTCGCCGGTCTCTACCCACCCGGTGTCGCCCTCAAAACGGACGGGGCAGGAACCGAGCTTGAGCCAGCCCTCGTTGCGCATGACGAGCTTCACGCCGTTGGCGTAACGGGCGTGCAGCTCGGTCCCCTTCGGCTCGTATTCGACTGGGGCGGTGTGATCGGCGTCATTGGCCCATTGGCAGAGGTCCACGCAATGCGACCCCCATTCCAGGCAGCCGCCGCCGGTCATGCCGCCCCCTTTCTCGAAGTTAAAAGCGCCCAGCAGGCTCTTGTTGAAAGGCCGCCAGGCGGCGGGCCCGAGGTACAAGTCCCAGTCCACTGTCTCCCGGTCCGGCTCCGGCTCCGGTTCCAGCCATCCGCTGGTGGCGGTGCCCAGCCCCCCCGGATGGGCATAGAGGGTTTGCAGCCGGCCCAGCTTGCCGCGCCGGGCAAGGTCAATCGCAAAAACGAAATTGGGCAGGCTCCGTCGTTGAGTGCCCGCCTGGAAGACGCGCCCGGTCCGGCGGAACGTCTCGGCCAGCGCCAGGCTTTGCACGATATTCTTCGTGCAGGGCTTCTCGCAATAGACGTCCTTGCCGGCCTTGGCCGCCAGAATGGAGGCCGCGGCGTGCCAGTTCGGGCCAGTGGCGACGAGCACGGCGTCAATGTCGCTCCGGCCCAGAAACTCGCGCACGTCGCGGTACATCGCGCAATCGTGGTTGCCGTATTTCGTATCAGCCTTCTTCTTGATGGCCTCGCGGCGGTCGGCCTTCACGTCGCAGATGGCGACGAATCGCAGGTCCGGTTCCTCCAGGAAGCAGCCCAGGACGTAAGTGCCGCGGCTGCCGATGCCAATCGCCCCCAGGATGATGCGTTCGCTAGGGGCGACGCCGCCATCCCGGCCCAGCACGGCGCCGCACACCACTTGCGGCGCCGCCAGCAAGGCACCGGCCTGGACTGCGGCTCGCAGGAACCGCCGGCGATTGAGCAACCGCGGGGATTCAAGTTGATTGGAATTGGGTGTGGACATTGGGTTGGGAGCTGCAGCAGTCACAGATTTCATCTTCGTTCTTTCGCGGATCAGGTCACTACGTCGGTATTTCATGCCAGAGTAGCAGTTGACGCCGGACGGCGCCAGCTTCGCTGCCGACGGAATGCTCCGACTGACGTCAGCAGCTACACCCTGTCGGCGATTAGTGCGAATTATGAAATACCCGAACTAACAACCGTCGCAATGCCGCGATACTGACCGAAAAGACAGGCGTCTGTCCATGACACTTTTATCCGAATGTCTTGGTTCCTCGCGGATTTCCGGGAAGGGACAGCGGTAGTTCCAGCCCGAACCGTCAGGATGGCCGAGGTACGGGAAACACATGGGTAACCTTGCTCCCCGGCCAGAACCGAATAGACCTTCCCAACTTCTAACCCGCGCACTGTCCATTTTTGGGACAGTGATGCGGCCTACCTGCCCTCTCCAGTACCCCCTGACCCAGCCACCTTTGGCTTGGGATTACGGTGACACTACGGCGGTACTACGGTGTGTATCCCATGGGGAGCGCTCCCCATGGGATACACACCGTAGCCCGACCGCACTGACAGGCGATCTCCCAGCCATCCGCAGGCCAACGCCAGCGGACTGCGAAGGGTCGGTCCGTTAGGCACGCCGCCCTCTTTTCTGCGTGCATTTTCCACTACGTGGGTTACTAGTCGTTGGGATGAACTTCAACGACGCCCAAGCCCGTCACGCCCGGCTCGTCGAGGAAATCCGCCGGCACGACTATGCGTATTACGTGCTGGCGCAACCGGTCGTCAGCGACCGCGAGTACGATCGGCTCTGCCACGAGTTGCTGGATTTGGAGAAGGCGTTTCCGAAGTTGGTCACGCCCGATTCTCCGACGCAGCGCGTCAGCGGCCAGCCGCTTAAAGAGTTCAAGCCGGTGCAGCATCGGCAGCCGATGCTGAGCCTGGACAACACCTACTCGCAGGAGGAAGTCCGCGAGTTCGTCAACCGCGTCCAGCGATTGCTGCCGGACCAGGAATTGGACTGGATTGTTGAGCCGAAGATTGACGGTGTGGCAATCAATCTGCGCTATGAGCAAGGCGTATTCACTTGCGGCGCGACGCGTGGCGATGGCACGACCGGCGATGACATAACTGCCAACCTCAAGACGATTCGCAGCATCCCCACCCGGATTCAATGCCCGCCCGGCGCCGCGCCCGGGCTTCTGGAAGTGCGAGGTGAAGTCTATCTTACCAAGGCAGGCTTCGAGAAGCTCAACGCGGAACGCAGAGCGGCCGACGAGGAGGAGTTTGCCAACCCACGGAATGCTGCCGCTGGTTCACTCAAGCAACTGGACCCGCGCATTGTTGCCAAACGACCGCTCGACATCGTTCTTTACGGCCTCGGCCAGGTTGAAGGCGCTCCCCAACAACCGGCGCGGCACGATCAGATGCTGGCCTGGCTCAAGTCGCTTGGTTTCAAAACGCCGGAGAAGACCTGGCATTGCCGCTCGGCGGACGACCTGCTCGCTGCGATCGAGGAACTCGACCGGATTCGGCGCGCCTTCCCCTACGAGACTGACGGAGCCGTCATCAAGCTGAACTCGTTTGCCCAGCGCAAGCAGGCCGGCTTTACCTCGAAAGCGCCCCGTTGGTCCATTGCGTATAAGTACGCTGCCGAGCAAGCCGATACGCGGCTCAAGGGCATCACCATTCAGGTCGGCCGCACGGGCGCGCTGACACCGGTGGCGGAGCTCGACCCGGTGTTCCTGGCCGGCAGCACGATCAGCCGCGCCACGCTGCACAACGAAGACTACATCCGCGAGAAGGACATCCGCATTGGCGACATGGTGACGATCGAGAAGGCAGGCGAGGTCATTCCCGCGGTGGTGGATGTGGTGTTGGCGAGGCGATCTGGAAAGGAGGTTGGCTTTCGCTTTCCCAAGACCTGCCCCGAGTGCGGGTCCAGGGTTTCGCGTGCGCCCGGCATCGTCGAGAACGACGCAGGGGTCGTCTGGCGCTGTCTGAATCCCGATTGCCCCGCACAGGTGCGAGGTCGCATCGAGCACTGGTGTGCGCGCGGTGCAATGGACATCGAAGGCGGCGGGGAAGTCCTCGTCCGTCAACTCGTCCAAACCGGTCTCGTGCGCGATGCGGCAGACCTTTACTTGCTAAAGCTCGCCGAGGTCGCAGGCCTGGAGCGCATGGGTGAGAAATCGGCCCGCAACTTCCTCGACGGAATTGCGGCCAGCAAGCAGCGCGACCTGTGGCGGCTGTTATTTGGCCTGGGCATCCTGCATGTCGGGGCGGGCGTGGCCAAGGCTTTGGGCCGCGGTTTTGCCTCGCTCGATGATGTGCTCGCCGCCGGCGTGGAGCAATTGACCGAGTGCGAGGACGTGGGTGAAGTCATCGCACAGAGCGTGGTGCAGTGGCACGGTGAGGCGCGAAACCGGCAGCTCATCGAGCGCCTCCGCAAAGCGGGGTTGAACTTCAACTCCCAGCTTTACCAACCGAAAGCCAAGGCAGGGCCCTTATCTGGCAAAACGTTTGTCCTCACCGGCACCCTGCCCAATCTGAAACGCGAGGAAGCCGCCGCGATGATCGAGGCCGCCGGCGGCAAAGTCAGCGGCAGCGTCAGCAAGAAGACCGACTATGTTGTCGCCGGGACGGAAGCCGGCTCCAAGCTCGACAAGGCCCGGAAGCTTGGGATAACGGTCATTGATGAAGCCGAATTCCGGCACCTTTGCGGTGACTGACGCCAGCCTGGAATAGATCTGTGCAGGGCGGGGAAACTGAAGAACGGTGTGAGCAGGCAGCTAGAGGTTTCGGATGCCTGACTCTTTCTTCCAGAATTCAGTTTCGCTGCCGGTCGCAGCCCGGAGTTTTTCGAGCAGGGTTTCCGCCGCAGCGGCGATCCAGGGCTGCGGGTCGTGGCATTGAGCTTCCAAACGAGGGATCGCGCGTTGCGCGGCGTCCGTGCGAATCCAGCGGGGGTCAATCAGCTCCAGTGCGGCGGCGGCGGCATGGCGGACCGCCGGTTCCTCGTCTGTCAGCGCGAGCACCAGGGGTTCGAGGGCTGCGGGGTTGCGAATATCGCCCAGGGCCAGCGCCGCAGCCCGGCGCACATCGCTGTCCGGGTCGTGCAGGTGCGGAAGTAACACCTGCGCCACCGCAGGGTCGCAAATGCGCCCCAGGTATTGGATCGCCGTCACTCGCACTTCGAAATCCTCATCCGCCAGCAGGGCTAAAAAGTAGGGCATGTGTGCTGGATCAGCATGTTGCTCAAGGACCTGAGCCGCCGCCAGGCGCACGCGCGCGTCTTGATCGCCCAGGCTATCCAGCAAAGTCGCCGTCACCTGCGGGCTTGGTTCCTCACCCAGTGCGGCGATCGCCGCCAACCGCACGGTCGCCTCGTTATCCCGCACGCTATTGAGCAGGGGTTTTACCCGCCGGGGGTCCTGGACTTCTCTCAAGGTGGCGGCGGCGGTGGCTCGCACCTCGCTGCTCACATCCGTCAACGCCGCCATTCGGGCGACGACGGAGAATTCCTCGTTGATGGTGCCCAGGGCCTTGGCCGCAGCGCACCGCACTTGGGGGTCCGGGTCGCTCAGGCTGCCGAGCAGGAGCTTCAGGCCGGACAATTTGCCGGCAGCAGTCAAATTCTCAATCGCCTTGCGGCGCGTTTGCGGGCTGCGGGCACGCAAACGAATACTATCCAGCCAGACCATAAGTTATCAGACAAAACAGGACAGCCGTGTCTTCCCGCGATACACCCTGAACTGCCCTAAACGGCTTGCGCTTTCGATGCCGCGTGTCGCATCCGCAAGTGGATGGTCATTGCAGCCTGTCTCGTGCCAGCGCGCCAGCCAGGTTCTGGCTTCGGACCGAACTTGGCCCCCAGTAAAGCCAGTGCCGGCCACCGCGGGGTTGGGGTGGCGGGGAAGACAGAAGGCGGGGTTTGGAATGCAGGATGCGCGGCTTGAAAGCCGCTGGCCGCAGGTTCAGGCCCAGTAGTGGTAATTGACCTCGGGGAAGAGGTTGTCGCGCCACTCGACCTCTCTGAGCCAATCCTGGTCAAGTTCCCCGGCGGTAAGCTGCTCGTAAAGGCGGCTGAAGCGCAACAGGTGCTCCTTCACGCGCCTGGTGGCGTAACCCGGGCTGGTTCCCGTCCACAGGATGAACGGCCAATCGCTAGCCTGGGCAAGGAGCAGTTCGCGCGCTGCCTGCTTGAGCATGCGTTCCTGCAAGGCGTCGGGCTGGGGGAAACGGCGGGCCAGTTCAGTCATGCGTTCCTGGGCGACGCGCAGGTGGGGATAAATCCACTCGTTCTTCTCGTTGAGCCAGACGCGCCAATAGCCCCCCTCGCCCCAGCTCGAAGCGGCGGGGGTAGCGACCTGGTGGGTGGCGTGCTGGCGCAGGTAATCCCCCGGCGTGGTCAGCTCCAACACCTTCTGGTCGCAGCAGGCCTTGCGCACCAGGAAATCGAGGAACTCCGGGCCCTCATACCACCAGTGGCCAAATAATTCGGCATCGTAGGGCGCGACCACGATGGGGGGGCGGTCCAGGATCTCGGCCAGGCGATGGAATTGCACCAGCCGCGCGTCCAGGAAGTGACCCGCATGTTCGTCGGCAGCGCGCAGGGCTGCCGGGCGGTCATAGACCTCTTTCCCGGGAGTACGGCCGGTAATACGAAAGTACTTCAGGCCGGTAAAGCCGCGTTGACCGGGTGCGGGCAAATGCGCGTTGAGGTAATCCAGGTCGAGGTCGAAACCGACATCGCGGTAGAAGTCGCGGTAGCGCGGGTCGCCGGGGTAGCCGGCGTGGCGGCTCCAGACCTGGCGGGCGGTATCGGCATCGCGCCCGAATGCGGCGATGCCGTTCGGGGTGAAGACGGGGGCGAACGTCGCGTACTGCGGCTTGGGCCGCGCGTGCAGAATGCCATGTGTCTCGGTTACAAACCAGCGGAGGTTCGCTTCCTGGAGGACGTCGTCCAGGCTCTCAACGTAGGCGCATTCGGGCAGCCAGATACCGCGCGGGTCGCAGCCGAAACAATCGCGGTAATGGTCGCGCGCGACCAACACCTGGGCGCGCATGGAGGGCGGATGATCGGCCAGCAGCGGCAGGAGCGCGTGCGTGGCGGCGCAGGTGATGATTTCCAGGATGCCTTGTTCCTGGAACTGCCGGAAGGCGCCAACCAAGTCGCGGCCGCAAGCGGCGTATGCGCCCCGCAGGGCCGCAAGTCTCCCGTGGTAGAACAGGGCGAGTTCGTGCAGCGGCTTTTCCCAGCGGGTGCGCTGGATTTCTTTATCGGCCAGGTCCAGCAGATCTTTAAGGTGGCGTTCGTAGCGGTCTTGCAGCAGTGGGTCCCGCAGCATGGAACAGAGCGTGGGACTCAAGGTGAGCGTGAGGCGGGGCTGGAGGCCATCCCGCTGCCAGCCTTGCAGGAGTTGGAGCAGCGGCAGATAGGTCTCGGTGATGGCCTCGAACAGCCAGGTTTCCTCCAGGAACCTCTCGTGTTCTGGATGGCGAACGAACGGCAGATGCGCATGCAGGATGAGACTGAGGTAACCGGGCATTGGACAGGCTGCAGGTTAGAGGCTGGAGACTAAAGGCTAAAGTCGGACGCGGGACAAGAGTGCCGCTGGGCGCTCCGGCTTGGACGGTTCATGGTTTCCGGGCGGGCGGGGGATCGAGCGACGGGTCTTGCGGCGCGGCACCACTTTCACCCCGGTAATTGGTGCGGCGGCTGACATGCAGCTCCGCCTGGCGCAGCTCGCCCCGGGCCGACATGGCGGACACGGTGACGGAATGCTCGCCATCGGGCAATGCAAACCGGCAACTGAAGCTGCCATCAGGCCGGAGCGAAACAGGGCGGCCGCCGATCGTCACGGTCGCGTCCGGTTCTGTAGCACCGTATACGACAAGGTCGGCATTGACGTTAAACCAGAACCCTGCCAGCGGCTGCTCCGCCCCGCCCCAGGGGCTGGACGGGCTCTCTGCCTTCCCTTCCAAAGGACCGGCCTGCGCCGCGGAGACCTCCTGCCCAGCCTGGGCCGAACTCATTGCATCGTGCTGTCCAGCGTTCAGGGCAACCAGTTCGGCCAGGGCGCGCTCACGCGCCGCCGCGCGCGGGGGCGGATCGGGAATGACGGTTTGGTGGGCCAACGCCGCGAGCCGGGTCAGCCGCACATGGGCGGGGATCGTGGCAAACCGGACCGTTTGGTCTGCCGAAACGGAGCCCGGCAGCGTGGCGGCCGGAGTTGAAGTGGCAACCACGACCCATTGGTGTTCAGGCCGGTAATAACCGAGTTGCGCCACGTAACTCGATGCCGGGTGTGGCACGTGAATGAACCAATGCCGCGACTCCGGGTGGACGTGAACTTCGGTGAAAGGCTGCTCTGTGAGAGGGCCGGAGTATACCCGCACTACAAGATGACGATCCGTGGACAGAGCGTTGTAGCGCCGTTGCTGCTGCGGCGTAAGGTCCCATTGCGCGTAAAGCCCGTGGGGATCCAACGGGGCCAGCAGCAGCTTCCCGGTCCCGTAACTAATGGGTAATGTTGCCGCAGGTTGCTCGGTCTCCCCGGCAAGAGTCGTTGGGCCCAGTGCGTATTTTTGGCCTGGACCGGTCTGGGGTGCCGTCGCGGTTTCGTCCTCCTCGAGAAGGATATCAGGAATTCTCAGGCCGGTTTCAACCTGCCTGGCCACGGGAACCGCGGACTCGAGCTCCTGTGCCGCGAAGTCCGCTAATCCCAATTGTTCGATCTCGGCCGGGATGGGAGATGGCTTCGTCCGGGGTTTTCGCGCGATCCGCTCGCGTATCCTCTTTGTTTGAGCTGCCGTCCGGGTTCTCTTCCGTGCGGCGGTTACGGGCTTCACCGAACGCTTGCCTGTGGTCCGTTTGGCTTTGGTGGAGTGGGGCTTCCGGCGAGGGGACCTGGACGTCTTCCGAGTTGGGCGGGGAATGGCCCGCCTTGCCGGCTTTACGGCTATCGCGGAGCGCGCTTTCTTTGTCTTCATTCCAGGCGGCGCCCCCTTCGGCGGGCGTCGAATTCGTTCTGACGCGTCTAGACTACCGAGCCTGTCCTGGCGGTGCAATTGCAATTGTTGCCGGCCGCGATTGCTTGCTTTTGCCCGGGAAACCTGTGAATACTTCCTCTGGAATAAGCCGTCCAAAGCAAGAACCTATGAAGAAAATCCTCGGTATCCTTGGCGTAATCGTGGTGGTCGCCCTGGTCGCATTCCTGGCTGTCACCAGACATTTGGCGCTGCAGCGGGCAGCCAAACTTGACCGTGCGTTGATGGAGGCAGAGGCGCGCGTCATCCAGTTGGAGTCCGATCTTGAGGCCGCCAAACAGCGGCCAGCCGAACTGGCGCAGGCACGTCCGGCGTCGGCGGCGGGCACAACCGCCGCGTCACCGGCCGCCGGTCCCCTGGCACGCTACGCAGCCTTTTCGCGGGCCGGCGTGACAAACCTGGTTCGCATCGAGGGCACTTCTACCATTCATGAGTGGCAGGTGGAAGGGCACCTGATCGGCGGCAGTGCCGAGCTTCCGCAAGGTTTTCCCGCGCCAGCCACTGGTCCGGTGGAGGTCAAGGTTAGCGCCTTCATTCCTGTGCGTTCGCTCAAGAGCGTGGAGAAGGATGGCCGGTTATACAGCGATCCGATGGATGAAATCATGTATGGCAAGTTGCTCGAGCCGACCAATAAGCGGATCACTTACACCCTGACCACACTGACACCCAAGCCGCAGCCGGGCGGGGTAACTGCGTCTTTCCTGTATGAAGCCACCGGCAACCTCTGCGTGGCGGGCGTGACGAATGTCATCACCATGCCAGTCACCGTAACACCCGATCCCGCCGGCACGATTCAGTTCGCGGGATCGGTGAAGACGAAGATGACCGACTTCAAGATTGAACCGCCGTCGCCCAGCCTGGGCGGGGTGGCCATCAAGACGGGCGACGAGGTAACG
Protein-coding regions in this window:
- a CDS encoding Gfo/Idh/MocA family oxidoreductase, encoding MSTPNSNQLESPRLLNRRRFLRAAVQAGALLAAPQVVCGAVLGRDGGVAPSERIILGAIGIGSRGTYVLGCFLEEPDLRFVAICDVKADRREAIKKKADTKYGNHDCAMYRDVREFLGRSDIDAVLVATGPNWHAAASILAAKAGKDVYCEKPCTKNIVQSLALAETFRRTGRVFQAGTQRRSLPNFVFAIDLARRGKLGRLQTLYAHPGGLGTATSGWLEPEPEPDRETVDWDLYLGPAAWRPFNKSLLGAFNFEKGGGMTGGGCLEWGSHCVDLCQWANDADHTAPVEYEPKGTELHARYANGVKLVMRNEGWLKLGSCPVRFEGDTGWVETGDDGEMVASNDALLIGKKAKVSGYPANFHVRDFLDCVRSRGQTRANADAACQSHIACHAANIALFLGRKVNYDPVKNEFIGDEQANRLRSEAYREPWRL
- a CDS encoding DUF1957 domain-containing protein, coding for MPGYLSLILHAHLPFVRHPEHERFLEETWLFEAITETYLPLLQLLQGWQRDGLQPRLTLTLSPTLCSMLRDPLLQDRYERHLKDLLDLADKEIQRTRWEKPLHELALFYHGRLAALRGAYAACGRDLVGAFRQFQEQGILEIITCAATHALLPLLADHPPSMRAQVLVARDHYRDCFGCDPRGIWLPECAYVESLDDVLQEANLRWFVTETHGILHARPKPQYATFAPVFTPNGIAAFGRDADTARQVWSRHAGYPGDPRYRDFYRDVGFDLDLDYLNAHLPAPGQRGFTGLKYFRITGRTPGKEVYDRPAALRAADEHAGHFLDARLVQFHRLAEILDRPPIVVAPYDAELFGHWWYEGPEFLDFLVRKACCDQKVLELTTPGDYLRQHATHQVATPAASSWGEGGYWRVWLNEKNEWIYPHLRVAQERMTELARRFPQPDALQERMLKQAARELLLAQASDWPFILWTGTSPGYATRRVKEHLLRFSRLYEQLTAGELDQDWLREVEWRDNLFPEVNYHYWA
- the ligA gene encoding NAD-dependent DNA ligase LigA, encoding MNFNDAQARHARLVEEIRRHDYAYYVLAQPVVSDREYDRLCHELLDLEKAFPKLVTPDSPTQRVSGQPLKEFKPVQHRQPMLSLDNTYSQEEVREFVNRVQRLLPDQELDWIVEPKIDGVAINLRYEQGVFTCGATRGDGTTGDDITANLKTIRSIPTRIQCPPGAAPGLLEVRGEVYLTKAGFEKLNAERRAADEEEFANPRNAAAGSLKQLDPRIVAKRPLDIVLYGLGQVEGAPQQPARHDQMLAWLKSLGFKTPEKTWHCRSADDLLAAIEELDRIRRAFPYETDGAVIKLNSFAQRKQAGFTSKAPRWSIAYKYAAEQADTRLKGITIQVGRTGALTPVAELDPVFLAGSTISRATLHNEDYIREKDIRIGDMVTIEKAGEVIPAVVDVVLARRSGKEVGFRFPKTCPECGSRVSRAPGIVENDAGVVWRCLNPDCPAQVRGRIEHWCARGAMDIEGGGEVLVRQLVQTGLVRDAADLYLLKLAEVAGLERMGEKSARNFLDGIAASKQRDLWRLLFGLGILHVGAGVAKALGRGFASLDDVLAAGVEQLTECEDVGEVIAQSVVQWHGEARNRQLIERLRKAGLNFNSQLYQPKAKAGPLSGKTFVLTGTLPNLKREEAAAMIEAAGGKVSGSVSKKTDYVVAGTEAGSKLDKARKLGITVIDEAEFRHLCGD
- a CDS encoding DUF4912 domain-containing protein is translated as MGLADFAAQELESAVPVARQVETGLRIPDILLEEDETATAPQTGPGQKYALGPTTLAGETEQPAATLPISYGTGKLLLAPLDPHGLYAQWDLTPQQQRRYNALSTDRHLVVRVYSGPLTEQPFTEVHVHPESRHWFIHVPHPASSYVAQLGYYRPEHQWVVVATSTPAATLPGSVSADQTVRFATIPAHVRLTRLAALAHQTVIPDPPPRAAARERALAELVALNAGQHDAMSSAQAGQEVSAAQAGPLEGKAESPSSPWGGAEQPLAGFWFNVNADLVVYGATEPDATVTIGGRPVSLRPDGSFSCRFALPDGEHSVTVSAMSARGELRQAELHVSRRTNYRGESGAAPQDPSLDPPPARKP
- a CDS encoding HEAT repeat domain-containing protein, giving the protein MVWLDSIRLRARSPQTRRKAIENLTAAGKLSGLKLLLGSLSDPDPQVRCAAAKALGTINEEFSVVARMAALTDVSSEVRATAAATLREVQDPRRVKPLLNSVRDNEATVRLAAIAALGEEPSPQVTATLLDSLGDQDARVRLAAAQVLEQHADPAHMPYFLALLADEDFEVRVTAIQYLGRICDPAVAQVLLPHLHDPDSDVRRAAALALGDIRNPAALEPLVLALTDEEPAVRHAAAAALELIDPRWIRTDAAQRAIPRLEAQCHDPQPWIAAAAETLLEKLRAATGSETEFWKKESGIRNL
- a CDS encoding HEAT repeat domain-containing protein, whose translation is MNTTMTRGPLPASHAVLLVSCITVLSLVLAAAPEFAGAADRTNSPAVSERALINLLRSNAPPAAKAMACKQLAIYGTRDAVPALAPLLSDKQLASWSRIALEAIPGSAPDAALRRALNKVQGKLLVGVINSIAVRRDSKAVNGLVNKLKHTDPEVASAAAAALGRIGGAKAAKTLSQSLAVAPAAVRPAVAEGCILCAEWFIAQAKPAEAVKLYDAVRAANVPRQNQLEAIRGGILARQSAGLPLLLEQLRSLDKDLFGIGLRTARELPGREVTEALAAEVQRARPERQAYLLLALGDRSDAAVMPAVLAAAANGARELRLTAVGILDRLGNPSSLPVLLEVAADPDADLAKAALGALARLPGNEVDAGVLARLPAASGKARQVLIELAGQRHFDRALPLIVPSAEDRDAGVRAAAVQAIGTLGDEQQVAGLVRLLQSTQSPKDRADIEMALLAICSRTGTRAAPPLLPLAQSGDSALRCTALRLLASAGGPDALGAVQAAVEDQDETVQDEAVRTLSTWPNNWPEDSGVAQPLLTLARSAGKTKHQVLASRGYLQYIQGNKQLPADDKISKVTELLPLIKRPDEKRLAIAAIGGIPTPAALELLVGFAAEPAIAEDACSAVVKLADGAMPGVSQEQRQKALQLVAQTSTSDATRKKAGELLKASQ
- a CDS encoding YceI family protein; protein product: MKKILGILGVIVVVALVAFLAVTRHLALQRAAKLDRALMEAEARVIQLESDLEAAKQRPAELAQARPASAAGTTAASPAAGPLARYAAFSRAGVTNLVRIEGTSTIHEWQVEGHLIGGSAELPQGFPAPATGPVEVKVSAFIPVRSLKSVEKDGRLYSDPMDEIMYGKLLEPTNKRITYTLTTLTPKPQPGGVTASFLYEATGNLCVAGVTNVITMPVTVTPDPAGTIQFAGSVKTKMTDFKIEPPSPSLGGVAIKTGDEVTLKFVWWVNRIKTAGT